In the genome of Massilibacillus massiliensis, one region contains:
- a CDS encoding phenylacetate--CoA ligase family protein: MYCNHEIETMSRDAMIELQTKKLQNMIKWAYEKSPFYKEKMSLIGLNDRSVKTLDDLKKFPFTTREDLFVNSPFGFLAVPLSSTIRMRMIGQNRPITKAYTSGDIGRNVEMTARALVAGGVTMATALQICEDYTCEHSLGIHYAAEVLGATVIPSELAKLDRQWEMIDKFRVTAIASNAQQMLQLLVAGQALNYDLENSSISTIFSLNQDTKNSMDEHIASRFHAKIFNLYSPPEFGASAMMFECNKKAGLHIQEDYYYPEIVHITDTGDVASGQMGELVLTALAADAMPLIRYRTGQIVAIDSEPCACGRTFARIKIP; encoded by the coding sequence ATGTACTGTAATCATGAAATTGAAACGATGTCAAGAGATGCAATGATTGAATTACAAACAAAAAAATTGCAGAACATGATCAAATGGGCTTATGAGAAGAGTCCTTTTTATAAAGAGAAAATGTCGCTTATCGGATTGAACGATCGATCTGTTAAAACACTTGACGATTTAAAAAAGTTTCCATTTACAACAAGAGAAGATCTTTTTGTAAATTCGCCTTTTGGATTTTTAGCGGTTCCATTGAGCAGTACGATTCGCATGCGGATGATTGGGCAAAATCGTCCGATTACGAAAGCTTATACGAGTGGTGATATTGGCCGTAATGTGGAAATGACCGCTCGGGCGCTCGTTGCTGGTGGTGTAACGATGGCCACAGCATTGCAAATTTGTGAAGATTATACGTGTGAACATAGTTTGGGTATTCATTATGCAGCCGAAGTTCTAGGCGCGACAGTGATTCCGTCAGAACTTGCAAAACTTGATCGGCAGTGGGAAATGATTGATAAATTTAGAGTGACAGCGATTGCCAGTAATGCGCAGCAAATGTTGCAACTGTTAGTAGCCGGGCAGGCATTAAATTATGATCTGGAAAACAGCTCTATTTCAACGATATTTTCTTTAAATCAAGATACAAAAAATTCAATGGATGAGCATATTGCCAGCCGGTTTCATGCAAAAATTTTTAATCTTTATTCGCCACCGGAATTTGGTGCTTCAGCCATGATGTTTGAATGTAATAAAAAGGCAGGTTTACATATTCAAGAAGATTATTATTATCCGGAGATTGTACATATAACAGATACTGGTGATGTTGCTTCCGGACAAATGGGCGAACTGGTACTTACTGCTTTGGCGGCCGATGCGATGCCGCTGATTCGTTATCGTACCGGACAAATCGTAGCAATTGATTCGGAACCTTGTGCGTGCGGCAGAACATTTGCAAGAATAAAAATACCATAG
- a CDS encoding exonuclease SbcCD subunit D has protein sequence MRFIHTSDWHLGRLFHGRHLTDDQSYILEQFHDVIKETKPDALIIAGDIYDRSVPPTEAVELLDDTLAKILLDAKVPVMMIAGNHDSPERIGFGSKLLAGQGLHVTGTLEKMLQPVVLEDDYGKVYFMPFTYAEPALVRHVFAKSNLENHDVAMEFLIRQSLKHIPENARKVAIAHTFIAGGLESESERPLSVGGTSQVRSSLFAPFHYTALGHLHNSQRAGSEKIRYSGSLLKYSFDEANQKKGLNLVELDKDGTIKIEMISLTPKHDVRVVEGYFKDILVNREVYPVSEDYVSVKLLDTMPILDVHGQLEKVYQNLLQIERPNLMVDGKLQKPNGDHRKMSETELFDSFFEQMTGEHLTEVQRKVFHEHLDALFQAEREVKA, from the coding sequence GTGCGGTTTATACATACTTCAGATTGGCATTTGGGAAGGTTATTTCATGGACGTCATTTAACGGATGACCAATCCTATATACTAGAACAATTTCACGATGTAATCAAAGAAACTAAGCCAGATGCGTTGATTATCGCCGGCGATATATATGATCGATCTGTACCGCCAACCGAAGCGGTTGAACTCTTAGATGATACGTTAGCAAAGATTCTTCTCGACGCAAAAGTGCCGGTTATGATGATTGCCGGAAATCATGACAGCCCTGAGCGAATTGGTTTTGGCAGTAAGCTATTAGCGGGTCAAGGTTTGCACGTAACGGGAACATTGGAAAAAATGCTGCAGCCTGTCGTTTTGGAAGATGATTATGGTAAAGTGTATTTTATGCCGTTTACTTATGCTGAGCCGGCTTTGGTACGTCATGTATTTGCAAAGTCAAACTTAGAAAATCATGATGTTGCCATGGAGTTTCTGATCAGGCAAAGTTTAAAACATATACCGGAGAATGCGCGTAAAGTGGCGATTGCACATACGTTTATTGCCGGAGGGCTAGAAAGTGAATCCGAACGTCCATTGTCTGTAGGTGGTACAAGTCAGGTAAGAAGCAGTTTATTTGCACCCTTTCACTATACCGCACTCGGACATTTACATAACAGCCAGCGTGCCGGCAGTGAGAAAATCCGTTATTCTGGTTCATTGCTCAAATATTCATTTGATGAGGCAAATCAGAAAAAGGGACTGAATCTTGTCGAATTAGACAAGGATGGAACGATAAAGATTGAAATGATCAGCCTAACGCCAAAACACGATGTGCGTGTGGTCGAGGGCTATTTTAAAGATATTTTAGTCAATCGTGAAGTTTATCCTGTAAGTGAGGACTATGTAAGCGTAAAGCTGCTTGATACGATGCCTATTTTAGATGTGCACGGACAATTGGAAAAAGTATATCAGAACTTACTGCAAATAGAGCGTCCGAATCTGATGGTTGACGGTAAGCTGCAAAAACCGAATGGCGATCATAGAAAGATGAGTGAAACGGAGTTGTTCGATTCTTTCTTTGAACAGATGACCGGCGAGCATTTAACTGAAGTGCAAAGAAAAGTTTTTCACGAACATCTCGATGCATTATTCCAGGCAGAACGGGAGGTGAAGGCATGA
- a CDS encoding AAA family ATPase produces the protein MKPLLLKISAFGPYAEEVTLDFRALAGRTFFLIHGPTGAGKTTILDAMCFALYGDTSGHVRDSKSVRSDHAKASVATEVEFTFAIGELQYKVKRSPEQLRPKKRGEGTTLQTAQAELFKIKDQEVTLLTTGYSDVIKEIECLLGFKSSQFRQVVLLPQGDFRKLLTANSTERQEIMQTLFKTELYRKIEEHLNEKYKQTRQVGEELTRQRNWVLNEAQTETLEELTEKIAENQRGLSAKDAELHKVQAEMENAQQQVNDGKIIVRQFQELAAADAERKELEGKIETVNVGRTTLLQAQNAAVFLDAERQLQQLEKDQQQYQTGRQQQLQQVAGLEKECKIAADQLKAELAKEPERQKIAETLVELNALADKVTALQEAEIKKNQCKQVLVQSAAAKTAGQEQLTRVKMTLQEQLKQQEKMQLQASQLTGSKIEVENAKRIVQKRKALEITMKELADAKKILSNEESKLGALQQEYDVVQNLLQKLQHLFMEGQAAILAATLGKDTPCPVCGSTTHPSPAVAQDRLPSEAEIQKVQDQLNKLEKSREDVQQFVNGARSKVQTLINRREDIEKELGEDRLLTVDALTAAVDAQTKRLQQAQIASEQLEGLEKEITRLKEEELKQTTAQETLEEKWRIADRSVKELEAIVLERQAVVPEMYRDHRALAEAEAQILKNQQSLKAAFEKAQLAVKESEQQLAVTKTNLASLEQQLTITTQRYKKEQDDFSLRLEKAGFFAMEDYQKAKKSSEYIEKLAERIQLFDTSLNNAKARYERALATTAKLKLPDMAKLEQMLETVTATHRQVLTQQVNLKSQIAKQSAQQEKIRQMNQQLEKLGEVYGIIGKLAEVANGKNEYGLTFQRFVLGALLEDVADAANMRLKMMSRGRYLLQRTMDRARKNAAGGLELEVLDNYTGIARSVGTLSGGETFLASLSLALGLADVVQSYAGGMHLDTILVDEGFGTLDPEALDMAMKALVDLQKGGRLVGIISHVPELKERIDARLEVSTTKYGSTARFKIG, from the coding sequence ATGAAACCTTTACTGCTGAAAATCAGTGCGTTTGGACCGTATGCCGAAGAAGTAACTTTAGATTTTCGCGCGCTCGCGGGACGGACCTTTTTCTTGATTCATGGACCGACAGGCGCGGGTAAAACAACAATTTTAGATGCGATGTGTTTTGCACTCTATGGTGATACGAGCGGACATGTCCGTGACAGTAAGTCGGTGCGCAGTGACCATGCAAAGGCTTCCGTTGCGACAGAGGTTGAATTTACGTTTGCCATTGGTGAACTGCAATATAAAGTAAAGCGCAGTCCTGAACAACTGCGCCCTAAAAAACGCGGTGAAGGGACAACCTTGCAAACTGCCCAAGCCGAGCTTTTTAAAATCAAAGATCAGGAAGTTACTTTGCTTACGACTGGTTATAGTGATGTCATTAAAGAAATTGAATGTTTACTCGGTTTTAAAAGCAGTCAGTTTCGACAAGTTGTGCTTTTACCACAGGGAGATTTTCGCAAATTATTGACAGCCAATTCAACAGAACGGCAGGAAATCATGCAAACGTTGTTCAAGACAGAACTTTATCGGAAAATTGAGGAACATTTAAATGAAAAATATAAACAGACCAGGCAAGTGGGAGAAGAATTAACGAGACAGCGTAATTGGGTGCTAAATGAAGCACAAACAGAAACGTTAGAAGAATTAACGGAAAAGATAGCAGAAAATCAACGGGGGCTCTCTGCTAAAGATGCTGAGTTGCATAAAGTACAGGCAGAAATGGAAAATGCCCAGCAACAGGTGAATGACGGTAAAATTATCGTGCGTCAATTTCAAGAACTAGCGGCAGCAGATGCAGAGCGAAAAGAACTTGAGGGAAAAATTGAAACGGTAAATGTAGGCCGTACGACTTTGCTGCAAGCACAAAATGCGGCTGTGTTCTTGGATGCTGAAAGACAATTGCAGCAGCTTGAAAAAGATCAGCAGCAATATCAGACCGGGCGACAACAACAATTGCAGCAAGTTGCAGGTTTAGAAAAAGAATGTAAAATTGCCGCAGACCAATTAAAGGCAGAGCTTGCAAAGGAACCAGAACGGCAGAAAATAGCAGAGACGTTAGTTGAATTAAATGCGCTTGCAGATAAGGTGACTGCTTTGCAGGAAGCTGAGATAAAGAAAAATCAATGTAAGCAGGTTTTAGTGCAAAGTGCGGCGGCAAAAACTGCCGGGCAGGAGCAACTTACACGGGTAAAAATGACTTTGCAAGAGCAACTTAAGCAGCAAGAAAAGATGCAGCTGCAAGCCAGCCAATTGACGGGTAGTAAAATAGAAGTGGAGAATGCAAAACGCATTGTCCAAAAACGTAAGGCATTAGAAATCACAATGAAAGAACTCGCTGATGCAAAGAAAATTTTAAGTAATGAAGAAAGCAAACTAGGCGCATTGCAGCAAGAGTATGATGTAGTGCAAAATTTATTGCAAAAACTGCAACATTTATTTATGGAGGGACAAGCGGCTATTTTAGCAGCTACGTTAGGCAAGGATACGCCTTGTCCCGTTTGTGGCTCTACAACGCATCCGAGTCCGGCTGTCGCACAAGATCGTCTGCCGAGTGAAGCTGAAATACAAAAAGTGCAAGATCAATTAAACAAGCTGGAGAAATCCCGAGAGGACGTGCAGCAGTTCGTAAACGGTGCGAGAAGTAAAGTGCAGACCTTGATCAATCGCCGTGAGGATATTGAAAAAGAGTTGGGCGAGGATCGTTTATTAACGGTAGATGCGTTAACTGCAGCCGTAGATGCGCAGACCAAACGGCTGCAGCAAGCACAAATTGCCAGTGAACAATTAGAAGGATTAGAAAAAGAAATTACACGGTTAAAAGAAGAGGAGCTAAAGCAAACAACGGCACAAGAGACACTTGAAGAAAAGTGGCGTATTGCAGATCGCAGCGTCAAGGAGCTGGAGGCGATCGTTTTAGAGCGGCAAGCAGTGGTGCCAGAGATGTATCGTGATCATCGTGCGTTGGCGGAGGCAGAGGCGCAAATACTAAAAAACCAACAAAGTCTAAAAGCAGCTTTTGAAAAAGCGCAGCTTGCGGTGAAAGAATCGGAGCAGCAGCTTGCAGTTACAAAAACAAATTTGGCGAGCTTAGAGCAGCAGCTAACGATAACCACCCAGCGATATAAAAAGGAACAAGACGATTTTTCGCTGCGTTTAGAAAAAGCAGGTTTTTTTGCAATGGAAGATTATCAAAAAGCAAAAAAATCAAGTGAGTATATAGAAAAATTAGCAGAGCGGATACAATTGTTCGATACAAGTTTAAACAATGCCAAAGCCCGCTATGAACGTGCACTGGCAACGACAGCCAAACTGAAATTACCGGACATGGCTAAGCTTGAACAAATGTTGGAAACTGTAACGGCGACGCATCGTCAAGTGCTTACCCAGCAAGTAAATTTGAAAAGTCAAATCGCAAAACAAAGCGCGCAGCAAGAAAAAATTCGGCAGATGAATCAGCAGTTAGAAAAGCTTGGTGAAGTATACGGGATCATTGGGAAATTAGCCGAAGTTGCCAACGGTAAAAACGAATATGGTTTAACGTTTCAACGTTTCGTTCTGGGCGCATTGCTTGAGGACGTTGCGGATGCCGCCAATATGCGTCTTAAGATGATGAGTCGTGGACGATATTTGCTGCAAAGAACCATGGATCGTGCCAGAAAAAATGCTGCCGGTGGGCTGGAACTCGAAGTGCTTGACAATTATACCGGTATTGCCCGCAGTGTAGGGACTTTATCAGGCGGAGAGACTTTTTTAGCGTCGTTGTCATTGGCACTGGGCCTTGCTGATGTTGTACAAAGTTATGCGGGCGGTATGCATCTGGATACGATTTTGGTAGATGAAGGATTTGGTACGCTGGATCCAGAAGCTTTGGATATGGCAATGAAAGCACTCGTTGATCTGCAAAAAGGCGGCAGATTGGTCGGCATCATTTCCCATGTGCCGGAACTGAAGGAACGGATCGATGCGCGCCTGGAGGTAAGTACGACGAAATATGGAAGTACGGCAAGGTTTAAAATAGGGTAG
- the addB gene encoding helicase-exonuclease AddAB subunit AddB: MALKLLYGRAGTGKTAYCLNEIRQKLSASPEGASLILLLPEHETFKTEKLLASTPGLGGFTRSYVFGFRRFAHRVLLETGGALRPQITELGKRLLLTKVLHASQQEWKSFHKAARQRNFAETLASMIEEFKSYGIDSAHLKDVVAALDDSPLKDKLEDLSFVYQGFTAGMEGHYTDAEDCLNLLAERLPNAKMVQNAEVWIDGFRFFNPQESAIICSLLKMANTVTITLCIDDVLNPDHKIETSLFHRQWQTRCKLLELAETLAIPVQEEECKINYRLKDVPSLFHIEQNFYRFPIRTIAENEAVHIVEAANRRLEVEGVAADMIRLCREEGHAWKDIAVLVRDQESYEDILSVVFTDYDIPFFSDRKRRSVHHPLSELLRSALEAIHGFQYEALFRCFKTDFFPVKREQIDLLENYVLEFGIRGNRWTMTEDWTYSKRLSLEEDQDLDERAANQLAQINEIRQMVIAPLRKLEKQMHAAQTVTELTTALYDFLLELAVPNQLEAWAFAAEKNGNLDEAREHQQLWDHVVILFEQMVETSGEETMTLETYEALLGDGLEGLTLSLIPPGLDYVTIAPLDQNSVANCKAAYIVGANEGVLPKRIRSEGLLTDAERLQMVNIGLELSPGASADNFAERFLIYSALTRASQYLWVSYPLADSEGNGLGISSLVSRLREMLSFKSIQSIPLELNPDMARSVIAQPRQALSQLLQAFRQYRQKRQISPIWQDVYNWAVAHEQIHPLLKTILSGLFHQGNVKPLPAELAGKLYTTNKRLRGSVTRFEQFRACPFQHFAQYGLMLKERAEFRFAAPDLGQLLHAALKNFGDRMQAENRSWGSVADEEYKAICGEIVDHLAPKLQNEILLSSNQHKHLLGRIKRTVEKSIKRLIEFDRVSAFSPIGLEKSFGRGKDALPPLSYALEDGYRLEITGQIDRVDSICHEGKRYFLVIDYKSGQAYINLIDVYYGLKLQLLTYLLVVQNSAKEILGEKALPAGVLYYFLKNPNLTAAAKMSEAKVMTEINKKLKMPGWILADEEMVKKIDSSFHFIKVSLTSKGTINATTKNSVKTEEEFFALLHHMDEVLVDTGKQILAGDVAVSPYQLETKQACSYCKYHSFCQFDRLLPAYTYRNLLKIDHETIMQTLLKEVE, from the coding sequence GTGGCATTAAAATTATTGTATGGGCGTGCTGGTACAGGAAAAACTGCATATTGTTTAAATGAAATCCGGCAAAAGCTTAGCGCGTCACCAGAAGGTGCGTCGCTCATTTTGCTGCTGCCGGAGCATGAAACTTTTAAAACAGAAAAACTGCTTGCCAGTACGCCGGGGCTAGGTGGTTTTACGCGCAGCTATGTATTTGGATTCCGGAGATTTGCACACCGTGTATTGCTCGAAACTGGCGGTGCACTCAGACCACAGATTACAGAGCTGGGGAAAAGGTTGTTATTAACAAAAGTCCTGCATGCCAGTCAACAAGAATGGAAATCCTTTCATAAAGCAGCGCGACAAAGAAATTTCGCTGAAACGCTGGCGAGTATGATTGAAGAATTTAAGTCTTATGGAATTGACAGTGCACATTTAAAAGATGTCGTTGCAGCACTGGATGATTCTCCGTTAAAAGATAAGTTAGAAGACTTATCTTTTGTTTATCAAGGATTTACGGCTGGTATGGAAGGGCATTATACCGATGCAGAAGATTGCCTAAATTTGCTTGCCGAAAGACTGCCAAATGCAAAGATGGTGCAAAACGCCGAAGTATGGATCGACGGATTTCGTTTCTTTAATCCACAAGAATCTGCGATTATTTGCAGTTTATTAAAAATGGCGAACACAGTGACGATTACACTTTGTATAGACGATGTTTTAAATCCTGATCACAAAATCGAAACATCCTTGTTTCATCGGCAATGGCAAACGCGGTGCAAGTTATTAGAGCTTGCCGAGACATTGGCGATTCCTGTACAGGAGGAAGAGTGCAAGATAAATTATCGGTTAAAGGATGTACCTTCCCTGTTTCATATTGAGCAAAATTTTTATCGCTTTCCGATTCGTACAATCGCTGAGAATGAAGCTGTACATATTGTTGAAGCTGCCAATCGGCGATTAGAAGTAGAAGGCGTCGCTGCGGATATGATTCGTCTTTGCCGAGAAGAAGGCCATGCTTGGAAAGATATCGCTGTTTTGGTGCGTGACCAAGAAAGTTATGAAGATATTTTATCTGTTGTATTTACCGATTATGATATTCCGTTCTTTAGTGATCGCAAACGACGCAGTGTGCATCATCCGTTGTCTGAGCTTCTACGTTCTGCGTTAGAAGCCATTCATGGCTTTCAATATGAGGCATTGTTTCGCTGTTTCAAAACCGATTTTTTCCCGGTAAAACGTGAGCAAATTGATTTACTGGAAAACTATGTTTTGGAATTTGGCATTCGCGGAAATCGCTGGACGATGACGGAGGATTGGACGTATAGTAAACGGTTATCTCTCGAAGAAGACCAAGACTTGGATGAACGAGCGGCAAATCAGTTAGCGCAGATCAATGAAATTCGCCAAATGGTGATTGCACCCTTGCGAAAGCTTGAGAAACAGATGCATGCTGCGCAGACTGTCACGGAACTGACCACGGCTTTATATGATTTTTTATTAGAGCTTGCAGTACCGAATCAGTTAGAGGCGTGGGCATTTGCTGCAGAAAAAAACGGAAATTTGGATGAAGCACGTGAGCATCAGCAGCTATGGGATCATGTTGTGATTTTGTTTGAACAGATGGTCGAGACCAGCGGTGAAGAAACCATGACTTTGGAAACCTATGAGGCATTACTCGGTGATGGCTTGGAAGGACTGACGCTGAGTCTGATCCCACCGGGACTTGATTATGTAACGATTGCACCGCTGGATCAAAATAGTGTTGCCAATTGTAAAGCAGCGTATATTGTTGGTGCAAACGAAGGTGTGTTGCCAAAACGTATACGCAGTGAAGGTCTGCTCACAGATGCAGAACGATTGCAGATGGTAAATATCGGCCTCGAATTATCTCCGGGGGCAAGTGCGGATAATTTTGCTGAACGATTTTTAATTTATAGTGCATTGACACGAGCGAGCCAATATCTTTGGGTGAGTTATCCGCTGGCGGACAGCGAAGGGAATGGCCTTGGGATTTCTTCTTTGGTCAGCCGTTTGCGGGAAATGCTAAGCTTCAAGTCGATTCAGAGCATTCCTTTAGAGCTGAACCCGGATATGGCACGCAGTGTGATTGCACAACCGCGGCAAGCTTTGTCTCAGTTGTTGCAGGCGTTTCGGCAATACAGACAAAAACGGCAGATCAGTCCGATTTGGCAAGATGTTTATAATTGGGCGGTAGCGCATGAACAAATACATCCATTATTAAAAACGATTTTATCCGGTTTGTTTCATCAAGGCAATGTAAAACCTCTGCCGGCAGAACTGGCAGGAAAACTTTATACAACGAATAAACGTCTGCGTGGCAGTGTAACGCGTTTTGAGCAGTTTAGAGCTTGCCCGTTTCAGCATTTTGCACAATATGGACTGATGCTGAAAGAACGGGCGGAATTTCGCTTTGCAGCACCTGATTTGGGACAACTATTGCATGCGGCTTTAAAAAATTTTGGTGATCGGATGCAGGCGGAAAATCGTTCTTGGGGTAGTGTTGCTGACGAGGAATATAAAGCAATTTGCGGAGAAATTGTCGATCATCTGGCACCCAAACTGCAAAATGAAATCTTGCTCAGTTCAAATCAGCATAAGCATCTGCTGGGCAGAATTAAACGGACTGTGGAAAAATCGATCAAACGCTTGATTGAGTTTGATCGTGTGAGTGCATTTTCTCCGATTGGGTTAGAAAAATCCTTTGGGCGTGGTAAAGATGCGCTGCCGCCGCTTTCTTATGCGCTGGAAGATGGGTATCGTTTAGAGATTACCGGACAGATTGACCGTGTAGATAGTATCTGCCATGAGGGAAAACGTTATTTTTTGGTGATCGACTATAAATCAGGTCAGGCTTATATCAATTTGATTGATGTTTACTATGGATTAAAATTGCAATTGTTGACGTATTTACTGGTGGTGCAAAATTCGGCAAAAGAAATTTTAGGTGAAAAAGCGCTGCCAGCAGGTGTTTTGTATTATTTTCTTAAAAACCCAAATTTGACTGCTGCCGCAAAAATGAGTGAGGCAAAAGTTATGACAGAAATTAATAAAAAGCTTAAGATGCCCGGATGGATTCTTGCCGATGAAGAAATGGTAAAAAAAATTGATAGTTCGTTTCATTTTATTAAAGTTTCGCTTACTTCAAAAGGAACGATCAATGCAACTACAAAAAACAGTGTAAAAACCGAAGAGGAGTTTTTTGCACTACTGCATCATATGGACGAAGTACTCGTTGATACAGGAAAACAGATTTTAGCTGGTGATGTTGCAGTCAGTCCATATCAATTAGAGACGAAACAAGCTTGCAGTTATTGTAAGTATCATTCGTTTTGCCAATTTGATCGTTTACTGCCTGCCTATACCTATCGCAATTTATTAAAAATTGATCATGAAACCATTATGCAAACATTATTAAAGGAGGTGGAATGA